A single genomic interval of Melanotaenia boesemani isolate fMelBoe1 chromosome 4, fMelBoe1.pri, whole genome shotgun sequence harbors:
- the sfrp2 gene encoding secreted frizzled-related protein 2: MKVFISTVTVLWVISMPCMEAIHGLYNFGQHDLFYKKNKCKQIPANLLLCHDIEYTEMRLPNLLGHETMNEVLQQASSWIPLVQKQCHPDTRKFLCSLFAPVCLDDLDEPIQPCRSLCESVKRGCAPVMSAFGFPWPKMLDCDRFPLDNDLCIPPASIENFVPVTKEVPRICDACKESDENDNEIVDNICKNDFALKIKVKEISYINGDTKIVPENKSKTIYMMNGVTERDMRKMVLWLRDGLQCICEEMNDINAAYLVMGQKMDGHLVITSLKRWQKGQREFKRISRSIRKMQC; this comes from the exons atgaaagtttttatttcaactGTGACAGTGTTGTGGGTGATATCAATGCCCTGCATGGAAGCCATCCACGGACTGTACAACTTTGGACAGCATGATTTATTCTACAAGAAGAACAAATGCAAGCAAATTCCTGCAAACCTCCTCCTTTGTCATGATATAGAATACACGGAGATGCGCCTGCCGAACCTGCTCGGACACGAAACTATGAATGAAGTTCTGCAGCAAGCTTCGTCTTGGATCCCTCTTGTTCAGAAGCAGTGCCACCCCGACACAAGAAAGTTCCTTTGCTCTCTTTTTGCTCCAGTTTGTCTGGACGATTTGGACGAGCCCATACAGCCGTGCAGGTCGCTATGTGAAAGCGTCAAGCGTGGCTGCGCGCCTGTCATGTCCGCGTTTGGCTTTCCATGGCCAAAGATGTTGGACTGTGACCGTTTCCCACTCGACAACGACCTGTGCATACCACCTGCAAGCATCGAGAACTTTGTGCCAGTCACCAAAGAGG TGCCCAGGATATGCGATGCCTGCAAAGAATCAGATGAAAATGACAACGAAATTGTTGACAACATTTGCAAGAATGACTTTG CTCTGAAAATCAAAGTCAAGGagatctcatacatcaatggcgACACCAAAATAGTGCCAGAGAATAAGAGCAAGACCATCTACATGATGAACGGTGTGACAGAGCGGGACATGCGGAAGATGGTGCTGTGGCTGAGGGATGGACTGCAGTgcatctgtgaagagatgaatGACATCAACGCCGCCTACCTGGTCATGGGTCAGAAGATGGATGGCCATCTGGTCATCACCTCACTGAAGCGCTGGCAGAAGGGACAGCGGGAGTTTAAGAGAATTTCACGCAGCATTCGTAAGATGCAGTGCTAG